Proteins co-encoded in one Spirosoma endbachense genomic window:
- a CDS encoding IclR family transcriptional regulator, with product MIQVINRALDLLEQIANDPERPKALGDLADSLNLNHGTCANILKTLVARGYVEQIGTKKGYILGSQSYTLTANEAYRKDLLEASREEMDALTQAINENCLLAVLKENQRIAIYRTFAEQDLQVRTTDIKPIYDSASGRLLLAMLPKEKIQRFIAKYGLPSDESWPEVQSETQLLDSLALMRREELALQTIANRHVMGLAVPIYKNGLVVASLSIYLPEYRYMAMDKQKLISSLRQCAKNIHKRLN from the coding sequence ATGATTCAAGTTATTAATCGCGCCCTGGACTTGCTGGAACAAATTGCCAATGACCCTGAACGGCCCAAAGCCTTAGGCGATTTGGCCGACAGCCTCAATCTAAACCACGGAACCTGCGCCAATATTTTGAAGACCCTGGTCGCTCGTGGCTATGTTGAACAGATCGGAACAAAGAAGGGCTATATTCTGGGTTCGCAGTCCTATACGCTAACGGCAAATGAAGCCTATCGCAAAGACCTGCTGGAAGCATCCCGGGAAGAAATGGACGCCCTGACCCAGGCGATTAATGAAAACTGTCTTTTGGCCGTTCTCAAAGAGAATCAACGGATTGCGATTTACAGAACCTTTGCTGAACAGGATTTACAGGTACGCACAACCGACATTAAGCCGATCTACGATTCGGCATCGGGTCGTTTGTTGTTAGCCATGCTTCCCAAAGAAAAAATACAGCGCTTCATCGCCAAATATGGCCTTCCGTCTGACGAATCCTGGCCAGAAGTACAGTCAGAAACACAACTACTCGACTCCCTGGCTCTGATGCGCCGGGAGGAACTGGCCTTGCAAACCATTGCCAACAGGCACGTGATGGGCCTTGCCGTACCGATCTATAAAAATGGATTGGTTGTTGCCAGCCTGAGTATTTATTTGCCCGAGTACCGATATATGGCAATGGACAAGCAAAAACTCATCTCTTCACTTCGGCAATGTGCCAAAAATATACATAAACGACTGAATTAA
- a CDS encoding SusC/RagA family TonB-linked outer membrane protein, whose protein sequence is MKQYVHKWLIICLTTLLVCSEGWAQSIAISGQVTAAGDKAPLPGTTVSLKGTTTGTTTDASGNYRISVTNRENATLVFSSVGYLGQEITVGNQSIINVDLVVDSRQLDEVVVVGYGTVKKSDLTGSLAQVKAKELNAFPATNVLQALSGRATGVQVIQNNGSPGGSVSVRIRGTSSIQGSNEPLYVIDGFPINGSNPTQLNNADIESMEILKDASATAIYGSRGANGVVLITTKRGKAGRTQVSYDGSYSVQTLRKKLDLMNAREFATFYNEQAVNDKVTTYFTQDQINAMGNGYDWQDLVFRKAPMQNHSLNISGGSDKTQFSIGGSVFKQDGIIKSSDYNRYSLRANVNSEISRKLSFNLSTMLTRVITNQQNSGGGNRGGTLISAVITAYPTLTPYNDNGTYRNLATAYPWGSNVLTNPLNFLNEQTARTLSNKQLANAALIYKPIPALSIKISGGIENNDDRSDSYTTRNFVNSQGSASVSTTQFTSLLSENTVTYNKSFGKHTVSAVAGFTYQDFLTTTLGASGTGFISDASQTYDIGSASTPGIPASSYSKASLLSYLGRVNYNFGDRYLATVSFRADGSSRYSDGNKWGYFPSGALAWRVSNEDFFKDIRFMSDLKLRVGYGATGSQAISPYSTLNQLGSGKTVFDDALYTYYAPGTRLPGNLKWETTEQTDIGLDAAFLNNRLRLTADYYIKNTRDLLNTVQLPSSLGFTNTIQNVGKIQNKGVELGLDGDLLTGPFRWSVSGNISFNRNKVVKLYGGQDILGSAINTSAVNDYVNILREGQPVGQFYGYIEDGYDDKGKIKYKDLDGDGTISAKDKTYIGNPNPKFIYGFNSTMSYKNFDFTFFFQGSQGNDIFNISSIGMLDYGFGLNMTKDVYNNHWSTTNPNPSAKYPIISRTTSVNISNRFVENGSYLRLRTVQLAYNIPFQKLNVSWISNAQIYVSGQNLLTFTKYSWWDPEINSLGGSNSITLGIDFYSYPTAKTVTVGIRAGF, encoded by the coding sequence ATGAAACAGTATGTCCACAAATGGCTTATTATCTGCCTGACGACCCTCCTGGTCTGCTCAGAAGGCTGGGCACAATCGATCGCCATATCAGGTCAGGTAACAGCAGCGGGTGATAAAGCACCGCTACCCGGCACTACGGTATCACTGAAAGGAACAACCACGGGAACGACCACGGACGCTAGCGGCAACTATCGCATTTCAGTAACAAACAGAGAAAATGCTACGCTGGTCTTCTCGTCGGTTGGTTACCTTGGCCAGGAAATAACGGTGGGTAATCAATCGATCATCAATGTTGACCTTGTCGTCGATTCCCGCCAGCTCGACGAGGTAGTGGTGGTGGGCTATGGCACCGTTAAAAAGTCCGATCTGACGGGTTCACTGGCTCAGGTAAAAGCGAAAGAATTAAATGCATTTCCGGCTACTAACGTCCTTCAGGCACTCTCCGGGCGAGCTACCGGCGTGCAGGTGATCCAGAATAACGGTTCGCCCGGTGGTAGTGTCAGTGTTCGGATTCGGGGCACAAGCTCCATACAGGGCAGTAATGAGCCGCTCTACGTAATCGATGGATTCCCTATTAACGGTAGTAATCCGACTCAGCTAAACAACGCCGATATCGAGAGTATGGAAATCCTCAAAGATGCCAGTGCAACCGCAATTTATGGCTCACGGGGTGCAAATGGCGTGGTTCTGATTACAACCAAACGCGGAAAAGCAGGCCGTACGCAGGTAAGTTACGATGGCAGTTATAGCGTTCAGACGTTGCGCAAAAAACTGGATCTGATGAATGCCAGAGAATTTGCCACTTTCTACAATGAACAGGCTGTCAATGACAAAGTTACAACCTATTTTACGCAGGACCAGATCAACGCCATGGGCAACGGCTACGACTGGCAGGATCTGGTATTCCGGAAAGCACCGATGCAAAACCATTCGCTTAACATCAGTGGGGGCTCCGATAAAACGCAGTTTTCCATTGGGGGCAGCGTGTTTAAGCAGGATGGTATTATTAAAAGCTCCGATTACAACCGGTACTCGCTGCGGGCAAACGTAAACAGTGAAATCAGCCGGAAATTATCGTTCAATTTATCAACAATGCTCACCCGCGTGATCACCAACCAGCAGAATTCGGGAGGAGGAAACCGGGGCGGCACCTTGATCTCGGCCGTTATTACGGCGTATCCAACCCTAACTCCTTACAACGACAATGGCACCTATCGCAATCTTGCCACGGCCTACCCCTGGGGATCGAATGTGTTAACGAACCCGCTGAATTTCCTCAATGAACAAACGGCCCGAACTCTCTCGAACAAGCAACTGGCAAACGCAGCGCTGATTTACAAGCCAATTCCGGCATTATCCATTAAGATTTCGGGGGGTATTGAAAACAACGACGACCGGTCAGATTCGTACACAACGCGCAATTTTGTCAACTCTCAGGGGTCTGCCAGTGTCAGCACGACCCAATTCACGAGTTTGCTGAGCGAAAATACGGTAACGTATAACAAGTCATTCGGTAAACATACGGTATCGGCAGTCGCCGGATTTACGTATCAGGATTTTCTGACGACAACCCTTGGAGCCAGTGGAACGGGCTTTATCAGCGATGCCAGCCAGACCTACGACATCGGGTCAGCCAGTACGCCGGGCATTCCAGCATCGAGCTATTCGAAAGCCTCCCTCCTGTCGTACCTGGGACGGGTCAATTATAATTTTGGCGATCGGTATCTGGCAACGGTTAGTTTCCGGGCCGATGGATCATCGCGGTATAGCGATGGGAACAAGTGGGGCTACTTTCCATCGGGTGCGCTGGCCTGGCGGGTATCCAACGAAGATTTTTTCAAGGACATTCGGTTCATGAGCGACCTTAAACTGCGTGTCGGTTATGGGGCAACGGGTAGTCAGGCCATAAGCCCCTACTCGACACTGAATCAGTTAGGCTCCGGCAAAACAGTTTTCGATGATGCCCTCTACACCTATTACGCCCCCGGTACCCGCCTGCCCGGTAATTTGAAGTGGGAAACCACCGAACAAACCGACATTGGGCTGGATGCGGCTTTTCTGAACAATCGGCTCCGGCTAACGGCTGATTACTACATAAAAAATACCCGCGATTTGCTCAACACCGTACAATTGCCTTCGTCGCTGGGCTTTACCAATACCATTCAGAATGTGGGCAAGATCCAGAACAAGGGGGTTGAACTCGGCCTGGATGGTGACCTGCTGACGGGGCCTTTCCGGTGGTCGGTATCGGGCAATATTTCGTTCAACCGCAACAAAGTCGTCAAGCTCTACGGTGGACAGGATATTCTGGGATCGGCGATCAATACCAGCGCGGTCAACGATTATGTCAATATTCTCCGCGAAGGCCAGCCAGTCGGTCAGTTTTATGGCTACATAGAAGATGGGTATGACGATAAAGGCAAGATCAAATACAAAGATCTGGACGGCGATGGCACCATTTCAGCGAAAGACAAAACTTATATAGGCAATCCAAACCCCAAATTTATTTACGGATTCAACTCGACCATGTCGTATAAGAACTTCGATTTCACCTTCTTTTTTCAGGGATCGCAGGGTAACGACATTTTCAACATCAGCTCAATCGGCATGCTCGATTATGGTTTCGGCCTGAACATGACCAAAGATGTGTATAATAACCACTGGTCGACGACGAATCCGAACCCCAGCGCCAAATACCCGATCATTAGCCGAACGACATCGGTCAATATCTCAAACCGGTTCGTCGAAAATGGATCATACCTGCGCCTGCGTACGGTGCAGCTGGCCTACAACATTCCGTTCCAGAAACTCAATGTAAGCTGGATCAGCAACGCCCAGATTTACGTCAGTGGGCAAAACCTGCTCACCTTCACCAAATACTCGTGGTGGGACCCCGAAATTAATTCGTTGGGAGGGTCAAACTCCATTACGCTGGGTATCGATTTCTATAGTTATCCAACAGCTAAAACCGTTACCGTGGGCATTCGGGCCGGATTTTAA
- a CDS encoding fibronectin type III domain-containing protein, with translation MKTFIAKLISLLLLSLSAQAQYPLIQAGRYGVFIQVDRLLHGPRFALERLEAGTRDWKRIYTNEDAPRSAQALKNRLILIAPKNPLYELPSDTLAAVLFSQFIVAPTTDSLATYGRHPQMLEALGVGYLDTAVMAGRRYDYRIQLADEPAGSPVRTTRTVVMPEISSMKAQLATTARSIQSEAEGRSVRITYQLKKGTPTLSGLRVMRATYAQTGFAEIGAEWGFIKGQKDSVFAFFVDRNARQKMIYQYMVIPIDVLGNEGQPSDTLTITNLRDGDALPLITALKTSSEEKNGAIRLSWRLSATKDLRSVEIWRSNRYDDGYARIASAQSTDTTYLDSQVEPVESYYYQIRPNGTYGQLTASVKVSGMVKAYRKATIAPSFLRLSTVNDTLHFTWQRADFDTRGYYLYVSSEPRGDMQQYSPLIESRNSEIHYAVPIKNLPIGTSHRWAMAALNTSYNLSPKSNEVYSTMRFPDRVATPLNPVVLRQEKGVLVIWDNMKEIDPYITGYAVYRLEDQQKEILLHRQTQDDQAQNAFADSTVQAGHHYIYRIKAFRSDSKESAYSTTTADYFRPLPPVLPIRGMKVFADGKGVQVVWDSPLDQTLDKILVYRYTDKTDKPRLVGTVLGRQTDFLDREATPGIAYFYTLVAVQSDKRESMPTDPIGVEWR, from the coding sequence ATGAAAACGTTCATCGCCAAACTCATTAGCCTCCTGCTGTTAAGCTTATCGGCTCAGGCTCAGTACCCGCTGATTCAGGCAGGTCGCTATGGGGTATTTATCCAGGTCGACCGCCTGTTGCATGGCCCTCGCTTTGCGCTGGAACGGCTCGAAGCGGGTACCCGCGACTGGAAACGGATTTATACGAATGAAGATGCGCCCCGTTCGGCGCAGGCACTCAAAAATCGGCTGATCCTGATCGCGCCCAAAAACCCACTGTATGAACTGCCATCCGACACCCTGGCCGCTGTTTTATTCAGTCAGTTTATAGTAGCCCCAACAACCGATTCGCTGGCCACCTATGGGCGGCATCCGCAGATGCTGGAGGCCCTGGGCGTTGGATATCTGGATACGGCGGTCATGGCCGGGCGTCGGTATGATTACCGCATTCAATTAGCGGATGAACCAGCAGGGTCACCTGTTCGTACCACCCGGACAGTAGTGATGCCCGAAATCAGCTCTATGAAGGCGCAGTTGGCCACAACGGCTCGATCGATCCAATCCGAAGCAGAGGGCCGCTCGGTTCGGATCACCTATCAACTCAAAAAAGGAACACCCACTCTGAGCGGTCTACGGGTTATGCGGGCAACCTATGCACAAACAGGTTTTGCCGAAATCGGCGCGGAATGGGGATTTATAAAAGGCCAGAAAGACAGTGTATTTGCCTTTTTCGTCGATCGGAATGCCCGGCAGAAAATGATTTATCAATATATGGTGATCCCCATCGATGTGCTGGGGAATGAAGGCCAGCCATCCGATACATTAACCATAACCAATTTGCGTGACGGTGATGCATTGCCCTTAATTACGGCCTTAAAAACCAGCAGCGAAGAAAAGAATGGGGCAATTCGGCTATCCTGGCGGCTGTCGGCCACCAAAGACCTGCGTTCGGTTGAAATCTGGCGCAGCAATCGCTACGACGATGGCTATGCACGTATCGCGTCGGCCCAGTCTACCGATACGACCTATCTCGACAGTCAGGTTGAACCGGTAGAAAGTTACTACTATCAGATTCGGCCGAACGGTACCTATGGCCAGCTAACGGCCTCGGTGAAGGTGTCGGGGATGGTGAAAGCCTACCGCAAGGCCACGATAGCTCCATCGTTTCTGCGCCTGTCGACCGTGAATGATACGCTGCATTTCACCTGGCAACGGGCCGATTTCGATACGCGGGGCTATTATCTGTATGTTTCTTCTGAGCCGCGTGGCGACATGCAACAGTATTCCCCCCTGATTGAATCGCGAAATTCAGAGATCCATTATGCCGTACCCATCAAAAACCTCCCGATTGGAACGAGCCACCGCTGGGCAATGGCCGCGCTCAATACAAGCTACAACCTCAGCCCCAAAAGTAATGAGGTGTATTCGACTATGCGTTTCCCCGATCGGGTCGCAACTCCGCTCAATCCAGTTGTACTGCGTCAGGAGAAAGGTGTACTGGTGATTTGGGACAATATGAAAGAAATTGATCCGTATATAACCGGCTATGCGGTGTATCGATTGGAGGATCAACAGAAAGAAATACTCCTGCACCGCCAGACGCAGGACGACCAGGCACAGAATGCGTTTGCCGATTCGACGGTTCAGGCCGGACATCATTACATTTACCGGATAAAGGCATTTCGGTCTGACAGTAAAGAAAGTGCCTACAGCACAACCACCGCCGATTATTTCCGCCCTTTACCACCCGTACTGCCCATTCGTGGCATGAAGGTATTTGCCGACGGTAAAGGAGTTCAGGTCGTGTGGGATTCGCCACTAGACCAGACACTGGATAAAATCCTGGTGTATCGTTACACCGATAAAACCGACAAGCCCCGGCTGGTCGGAACGGTGCTGGGCCGTCAAACGGATTTCCTCGATCGTGAGGCTACACCCGGTATTGCCTATTTCTACACACTGGTTGCCGTTCAGTCTGATAAACGAGAAAGTATGCCAACCGATCCGATCGGAGTAGAATGGCGCTAA
- a CDS encoding fibronectin type III domain-containing protein, with protein MKNYLFLLFLGLVSTRIQAQSNAPSNLQASSVTYNQVNLTWNDNSSNEIKFEIERQGFTGTFSKIGEASANSPSYQDKTVTSLNTYSYRVRAVFVTNSSVYSNTLTVNTTQEPPGVPTGLTAVPQSSNSIKLTWTNGSGSAPTDYRIERGTTANGTFTILQTVPYSRTPTFTDNGVSGGQPYCYRIRSQIGTLVSDFTTPVCATPPLAPTNVNNLKATALSSSSIKLTWDRYGKENAISIERRMGQTGNWSKVTATTSDLGEFTDNGLNGGTEYCYRIAEDGHDYSTTACATTQQSAPKAPGRLTASAVSSNQIDLQWADLSDNETGFQVERASSPTALFSRIADLGANTTTYTDQSLQASTPYCYRVRAVNNTGASDFTDVQCATTQAPPVGTPLNLVATAASTTQINLTWTGVSGATTYQLERSPNGNDNWTKIADPVGNAISYTDTGLTPNTRYYYRLRAVIGGNTGPYSNTANASTPDVPPAAPARLTATVISFSQINLQWADLSGNESGFQLERSPNGVDSWTKITDLGADATSYSDQGLSPQTHYFYRVRAVNAAGLSPYSNTADATTPVGPPGTPQNLVASAASTTQINLTWNAVSTAVNVLIERSLTGNDGWTQIASVSGDATTYEDKNLTQNTRYYYRIRGTNVSGTGPYSTIANASTPDSPPAVPARLTVTTFSTNQINLAWADLSTNESSFEIERGTTATGTFTKIADAPTNATTYEDRNLTDNTYYCYRIRAKNAAGPSAYTDAACATTPLAPPATPSNLVAQVSDYDQIRLNWNAPGATAVTVSIERSTNPAGPFVEIKQQPATQTTYTDAGLLEFTTYYYRIRASNPAGNSGASNVAQARIEEIIIAVEDEWITQTQVFVVDRTLHIQTDWHQSSQAQIQLHTMNGRVHLTDTRRVTPAAAWSYSLAGLPTGLYVMAIMAEGRIFSKRILLP; from the coding sequence ATGAAAAACTACCTCTTCCTGCTGTTCCTGGGGTTAGTGTCTACGCGGATACAAGCCCAGTCCAACGCGCCCTCGAACTTACAGGCATCATCCGTCACATACAATCAGGTCAACCTGACCTGGAACGACAATTCATCCAACGAAATAAAGTTTGAAATTGAACGTCAGGGGTTTACGGGCACATTTTCAAAAATTGGCGAAGCTTCAGCTAATTCGCCTTCCTATCAGGATAAGACCGTAACCAGTCTAAACACCTATAGTTACCGGGTTCGGGCAGTGTTTGTCACGAATTCGTCGGTTTACTCCAATACGCTTACGGTCAATACCACCCAGGAGCCGCCCGGCGTTCCAACTGGCCTCACTGCTGTTCCTCAGAGTAGTAACAGTATTAAATTAACTTGGACTAACGGGTCAGGTAGCGCACCAACCGACTACCGGATTGAACGCGGAACAACCGCCAATGGCACATTTACGATACTACAAACCGTTCCCTACAGCCGTACACCCACCTTCACTGATAACGGCGTTTCGGGCGGCCAACCGTATTGTTACCGGATAAGGTCGCAGATAGGTACCCTGGTGTCCGATTTCACAACGCCCGTCTGCGCTACTCCTCCGTTGGCTCCTACCAATGTCAATAACCTGAAAGCAACAGCGCTCAGTAGCAGTTCCATCAAGCTGACCTGGGATCGGTACGGGAAAGAAAATGCGATCAGTATTGAGCGACGTATGGGGCAGACCGGTAACTGGTCGAAAGTTACGGCGACGACGTCAGATCTGGGCGAATTTACAGATAATGGCCTGAACGGAGGAACCGAATACTGTTATCGAATCGCTGAAGACGGCCACGATTATTCAACTACAGCCTGTGCCACTACCCAGCAGAGTGCACCCAAAGCGCCCGGCCGCCTGACAGCCAGTGCGGTGTCGAGCAACCAGATTGACCTGCAATGGGCCGATTTATCAGATAATGAAACCGGCTTTCAGGTTGAGCGGGCCAGTAGCCCGACGGCATTGTTCAGCAGGATCGCAGACCTTGGAGCGAATACGACAACCTATACGGATCAAAGCTTGCAGGCCAGCACCCCGTATTGCTACCGCGTTCGGGCCGTAAACAACACAGGAGCAAGTGATTTTACGGATGTCCAGTGTGCCACCACGCAGGCCCCACCCGTGGGTACGCCACTGAATTTAGTCGCTACGGCGGCTTCTACTACCCAGATCAATTTGACCTGGACAGGCGTATCGGGAGCAACTACCTATCAGCTCGAACGCAGCCCCAATGGGAACGATAACTGGACAAAAATTGCTGATCCAGTCGGAAACGCGATAAGTTATACTGACACGGGTTTAACCCCCAATACGCGCTATTACTACCGGCTTCGGGCTGTTATTGGGGGAAATACGGGACCATACAGCAACACAGCCAATGCCAGTACGCCCGATGTACCACCGGCCGCTCCGGCCCGACTCACAGCAACCGTGATCTCCTTCAGCCAGATTAATCTGCAATGGGCCGATCTATCGGGCAATGAGTCTGGTTTTCAGCTCGAACGCAGCCCCAATGGAGTAGATTCGTGGACGAAGATTACCGATCTGGGAGCTGATGCAACAAGCTATAGTGATCAGGGGCTCAGCCCCCAAACGCATTATTTTTACCGGGTTCGAGCTGTCAATGCCGCCGGACTGTCACCTTACAGCAACACCGCTGACGCCACGACACCGGTAGGGCCACCGGGTACGCCACAGAATTTAGTCGCTTCGGCAGCTTCCACAACGCAGATCAACCTGACCTGGAATGCGGTCTCTACAGCAGTTAACGTACTGATTGAACGCAGTCTAACGGGTAACGACGGCTGGACCCAGATTGCCAGTGTTTCGGGCGATGCGACGACCTATGAAGACAAGAACCTGACGCAGAATACACGTTATTATTACCGGATTCGCGGTACCAATGTATCGGGCACCGGACCATACAGCACGATCGCCAATGCCAGCACACCCGATTCTCCGCCCGCAGTTCCTGCCCGCCTGACGGTTACGACGTTCTCAACGAACCAGATTAACCTGGCCTGGGCCGACTTATCGACCAACGAAAGCAGCTTCGAGATTGAGCGGGGCACTACTGCGACGGGTACATTTACCAAAATTGCCGATGCACCCACCAATGCGACGACGTATGAAGACAGGAATCTGACAGACAATACGTACTATTGCTATCGGATTCGGGCGAAAAATGCAGCGGGTCCGTCAGCCTATACCGATGCTGCCTGCGCTACTACGCCTTTAGCTCCGCCCGCAACGCCATCCAATCTGGTCGCTCAGGTATCTGATTATGATCAGATTCGGCTGAACTGGAACGCGCCGGGTGCTACCGCCGTGACAGTAAGTATCGAGCGATCCACGAACCCGGCCGGCCCTTTTGTCGAAATTAAACAACAACCCGCTACGCAGACAACCTATACGGACGCTGGCTTGCTGGAGTTTACGACCTACTACTACCGTATTCGGGCAAGTAATCCGGCCGGAAATTCGGGCGCTTCGAACGTTGCGCAGGCACGTATTGAAGAGATTATTATTGCTGTAGAAGATGAGTGGATCACCCAGACACAGGTTTTTGTCGTAGACCGCACGCTGCACATTCAAACCGATTGGCATCAGTCCAGTCAGGCACAGATTCAACTTCACACAATGAATGGCCGCGTCCATCTGACCGATACCCGGCGCGTTACGCCAGCTGCGGCCTGGTCCTATTCGCTGGCCGGGTTACCAACGGGTTTATATGTAATGGCTATTATGGCCGAAGGACGGATTTTTTCCAAACGAATTCTACTCCCATGA